In a single window of the Labeo rohita strain BAU-BD-2019 chromosome 23, IGBB_LRoh.1.0, whole genome shotgun sequence genome:
- the LOC127155222 gene encoding cadherin-like protein 26 yields the protein MMTYFNMRTLLVSFLMLWLVWSVCVWAGSRRIRQKRAWLIDSFTIEEEHSGLFPYAIGKVELERTYIVHLKLHGQGVDKEPKGVLSITDTGDVLVHKKMDYEEGPKILRLTFEARNKSNNEVDTKLGLEIKILDINDNAPQFQMSVYEQTVDESHPEGKEVLTVLATDKDDPTTNNGTFDFTIKSVTPKTDVEFYIQQQKESGTIYFNGCLDYEKAQKYTILVEAKDKGEKRQLSSTSTVIFNIADNNNNLPKFSGKTGPGKVKERETGVEVLRLQVTDKDLRGSKAWKAKYTIYGDKKEIFKIETHPVTNDGILTVVKPTDYEEQTHHDLSISVQNEIPYFSCKSKKRVKKELDQIPQTSDTDTSVRYDTIDVTIYVEDVNDPPVFIPPVKHVVVTENIDVGTSLTTFTAKDTDRRHINTFKFVKGEDIDGWITIDAQTGKVSTSKILDRESPFVINGTYIATVHAVDDGVPPLTGTGTLVIQLNDQNDNVPELEENNVSICLDKELAMVNITAVDLDLPPYGSPLYYELLGDVKNKWRVEPAHGTTVSLVKENSVFSGHHLLQIKISDQQGFYSIQNLSVTVCDCSITPNCRVTVISKAPMESVCAWMLFLSVLVLTGRAPSSEKLPPQGIKPSRREGSNLSVCVYHNCLPLRKKVFPQGDLPGRC from the exons GCAATAGGCAAG gTTGAACTCGAAAGAACTTATatagttcatttaaaattacacGGTCAGGGTGTGGATAAAGAACCGAAAGGTGTTCTCAGCATTACAGATACAGGTGATGTTTTAGTACATAAAAAGATGGACTATGAAGAAGGCCCTAAAATTCTCAGA TTGACATTTGAAGCAAGAAATAAATCCAATAATGAAGTGGATACAAAACTTGGGCTTGAGATCAAAATATTGGACATAAATGACAATGCACCACAATTTCAAATGTCAGTCTATGAACAGACTGTGGACGAGTCACATCCTGAAG GCAAAGAAGTACTGACAGTATTGGCTACTGATAAGGATGATCCAACAACAAACAATGGAACATTTGATTTCACAATCAAGTCTGTCACACCAAAAACAGATGTTGAATTTTACATTCAGCAGCAAAAAGAATCGggcacaatttattttaatgggtgTTTGGACTATGAG AAAGCTCAGAAATACACAATCCTTGTTGAAGCAAAGGACAAAGGGGAAAAGAGACAGCTCTCAAGTACGAGTACAGTGATATTCAATATTGCCGATAATAACAACAATCTTCCAAAGTTCTCTGGTAAAACT GGACCAGGAAAGGTCAAGGAGAGAGAAACTGGGGTTGAAGTTTTGCGACTGCAAGTAACAGACAAAGACCTCCGtggttcaaaagcttggaaagCCAAATACACAATTTACGGAGATAAAAAGGAGatctttaaaatagaaacacaCCCTGTTACGAATGACGGGATTTTAACAGTTGTTAAG CCAACAGACTACGAGGAGCAAACACATCACGATCTGTCCATCAGTGTGCAGAATGAAATTCCTTACTTTTCCTGTAAGAGTAAAAAGAGAGTAAAAAAAGAGCTTGACCAAATACCCCAAACCTCTGACACTGACACAAGTGTCCGCTATGACACCATTGATGTGACAATTTATGTTGAAGATGTCAATGACCCTCCGGTTTTTATTCCTCCTGTTAAACATGTTGTGGTAACAGAGAACATAGATGTAGGAACAAGTCTTACGACCTTCACTGCTAAAGACACGGATAGAagacacataaacacatttaa ATTTGTTAAAGGTGAAGATATTGATGGATGGATAACTATTGATGCACAGACCGGAAAAGTATCCACATCTAAAATTCTGGATAGAGAGTCGCCATTTGTGATAAACGGCACCTATATAGCAACCGTACATGCTGTGGATGATG GTGTTCCTCCGCTGACAGGCACTGGAACTCTAGTGATTCAACTAAATGATCAAAATGATAATGTACCAGAACTGGAGGAGAATAATGTCAGCATTTGCCTAGACAAAGAGCTCGCAATGGTCAACATCACAGCTGTAGACCTGGACCTTCCTCCATATGGATCACCTCTCTATTATGAGCTTTTGGGAGATGTTAAGAACAAATGGAGAGTTGAACCAGCCCATG GCACAACGGTGAGTCTTGTAAAAGAGAACAGCGTGTTTTCAGGTCATCACCTCCTTCAGATTAAAATCTCAGACCAGCAGGGATTTTACTCCATCCAGAACCTGTCGGTCACGGTGTGCGACTGCTCTATCACTCCCAACTGCCGTGTCACGGTGATCTCGAAGGCTCCGATGGAATCTGTTTGTGCATGGAtgctttttctttcagttttggTTCTCACAG GAAGAGCACCAAGCAGTGAAAAGTTGCCACCTCAGGGCATAAAACCATCTAGAAGAGAGGGCTCAAACCTCAGTGTTTGTGTCTATCACAACTGCCTGccgctgagaaagaaggtctttCCTCAGGGGGATTTGCCAGGGAGGTGTTGA